One window from the genome of Megalobrama amblycephala isolate DHTTF-2021 linkage group LG4, ASM1881202v1, whole genome shotgun sequence encodes:
- the si:ch211-137i24.12 gene encoding immunoglobulin superfamily member: MAFFSLLTSRTLLSHLFHSALTGGFLSLYLLVNATIITNPTQTPLPILNTSTTDDLPALPADDPPGPQVVSYLQQPPKAKAVEGEDVVFPCFLKSDVGEILAVKKVSWYVHSLEARRNVLQGNDTVEDVFAGRVFLSGDLPMGDLSMTLRNISVRDQGLYLCTFISTNSSILHGGGTKLSIRKELGVTEESVGTIIGIVAAVVGVAAGLVAVILTQFKDKLSCLKK; this comes from the exons ATGGCTTTCTTCAGTCTCTTAACTTCTAGAACTTTACTTAGTCACCTTTTCCACTCTGCCCTCACAG GTGGGTTTCTTTCTCTTTATCTACTTGTAAATGCGACCATTATCACCAATCCCACTCAAACTCCCCTGCCCATCCTGAACACGTCCACAACAGATGATTTACCTGCTCTGCCTGCTGACGATCCTCCTGGCCCACAGGTGGTGTCATATTTACAACAGCCTCCAAAGGCAAAAGCTGTGGAAGGGGAGGATGTGGTGTTTCcctgttttttaaaaagtgatgTGGGTGAAATACTGGCTGTGAAGAAGGTGAGCTGGTATGTGCACAGTTTGGAGGCAAGGAGGAATGTTCTACAAGGAAATGATACAGTGGAGGATGTGTTTGCTGGTCGTGTGTTTTTGTCTGGTGATCTGCCTATGGGAGATCTATCGATGACACTAAGGAACATTTCAGTGAGAGATCAAGGCCTGTATTTGTGTACCTTCATATCAACAAACTCAAGTATTCTTCATGGAGGTGGGACCAAACTCAGCATCCGCAAAGAGTTGG GTGTGACTGAAGAGTCTGTGGGCACTATAATTGGCATCGTTGCGGCAGTTGTTGGCGTGGCAGCGGGGCTGGTTGCTGTGATACTGACTCAGTTCAAGGACAAACTGAGCTGCCTGAAGAAATAA
- the atp6v1aa gene encoding ATPase H+ transporting V1 subunit Aa: MDFSKLPKIQDEDREGQFGYVHGVSGPVVTASSMAGAAMYELVRVGHCELVGEIIRLEGDMATIQVYEETSGVSVGDPVLRTGKPLSVELGPGIMGSIFDGIQRPLKDINDLTKSIYIPRGVNIGALNRDLKWEFSPFQNLRVGSHITGGDIYGLVYENSLIKHKIMLPPRSRGTVTYLAPQGNYDVSDVVLELEFEGVKEKFTMVQVWPVRQVRPVTEKLPANHPLLTGQRVLDALFPCVQGGTTAIPGAFGCGKTVISQSLSKYSNSDVIIYVGCGERGNEMSEVLRDFPELTMEVDGKVESIMKRTALVANTSNMPVAAREASIYTGITLSEYFRDMGYNVSMMADSTSRWAEALREISGRLAEMPADSGYPAYLGARLASFYERAGRVKCLGNPEREGSVSIVGAVSPPGGDFSDPVTSATLGIVQVFWGLDKKLAQRKHFPSVNWLISYSKYTRALDEYYDKHFAEFVPLRTKAKEILQEEEDLAEIVQLVGKASLAETDKITLEVAKLIKDDFLQQNGYTPYDRFCPFYKTVGILSNMIAFYDLARHAVETTAQSDNKITWAQIREHMGEILYRISSMKFKDPVKEGEAKIKAEYAQLLEDMQNSFRTLED, encoded by the exons GCATGGCAGGTGCGGCTATGTATGAACTGGTGCGTGTTGGTCACTGTGAGCTGGTGGGAGAGATTATCCGATTGGAGGGAGATATGGCAACCATCCAGGTGTACGAGGAGACCT CTGGAGTTTCTGTCGGAGATCCTGTGCTCCGTACTGGAAAGCCCCTCTCTGTGGAGCTGGGGCCCGGAATCATGGGCTCCATCTTTGATGGTATTCAGCGTCCCCTGAAAGACATCAATGACCTCACGAAGAGCATCTACATCCCCAGAGGGGTTAACATTGGAGCTTTAAACAGGGACCTAAAGTGGGAATTTTCTCCTTTTCAGAACCTGAGG GTTGGAAGTCACATTACAGGGGGTGATATCTATGGATTGGTGTATGAGAACTCCCTCATCAAGCACAAGATCATGCTGCCCCCCCGCAGCAGGGGAACAGTCACCTACCTCGCTCCGCAAGGAAATTATGACGTTTCT gatGTGGTGCTGGAACTGGAGTTTGAAGGAGTAAAGGAGAAGTTCACTATGGTGCAGGTATGGCCTGTGCGACAGGTGAGGCCTGTTACTGAGAAGCTCCCTGCCAACCACCCCCTGCTGACTGGACAAAGAGTACTGGATGCCCTTTTTCC TTGTGTCCAAGGAGGAACCACAGCCATTCCAGGAGCCTTTGGCTGCGGTAAGACCGTCATCTCTCAGTCTCTCTCCAAATACTccaacagtgatgtcatcatttacGTTGGTTGCGGAGAGCGTGGAAACGAGATGTCTGAAGTATTAAGAGACTTTCCAGAG CTGACCATGGAGGTGGATGGGAAGGTGGAGAGCATTATGAAGAGAACAGCATTGGTGGCCAACACCTCAAACATGCCTGTGGCTGCCAGAGAAGCCTCCATCTACACTG GTATTACATTGTCTGAGTACTTCAGAGACATGGGCTATAATGTCAGTATGATGGCTGACTCCACCTCTCGATGGGCTGAGGCTCTTAGGGAGATCTCCGGACGGTTGGCTGAGATGCCTGCTG ATAGTGGGTATCCTGCATACCTTGGAGCCCGTCTCGCATCATTCTATGAGAGAGCAGGTCGAGTGAAGTGCCTGGGTAACCCAGAGAGAGAGGGCAGTGTCAGCATTGTGGGAGC TGTGTCTCCCCCTGGTGGTGACTTCTCAGATCCTGTGACTTCTGCCACTCTTGGTATTGTGCAG GTATTCTGGGGTCTAGATAAGAAACTTGCCCAGAGGAAACACTTCCCCTCTGTTAACTGGCTTATCAGTTACAGTAAATATACACGAGCGCTGGATGAGTACTATGACAAACACTTCGCAGAGTTTGTGCCACTGCGTACCAAAGCCAAAGAGATTCTGCAGGAGGAGGAGGACCTGGCTGAGATTGTGCAACTTGTTGGCAAG GCATCTCTGGCTGAGACAGATAAAATCACTCTGGAGGTGGCCAAACTCATTAAAGATGACTTCCTGCAGCAGAACGGCTACACTCCCTATGACAG GTTCTGTCCCTTCTATAAGACAGTGGGGATCCTGTCCAATATGATAGCTTTTTATGACTTGGCCCGGCATGCTGTCGAAACCACAGCACAGAGCGATAACAAAATCACCTGGGCGCAGATCCGTGAACACATGGGAGAAATTCTTTATCGGATCAGCTCCATGAAGTTTAAG gaTCCAGTCAAAGAGGGTGAAGCAAAGATCAAAGCCGAGTACGCTCAACTGCTGGAAGACATGCAGAATTCATTCCGCACTCTCGAGGACTAA